The following are encoded in a window of Tessaracoccus flavescens genomic DNA:
- a CDS encoding transaldolase family protein — protein MEHGEGRGDKAHHEDEPGLEIEVESGREQQSGGIPGHHPIPDEARLDEVHVHAGEKHLAGISPWLRCEPNRVTGVTTNPTILRAEGKIDFYAHLRRIREIIGADRTLHVQVLAKDTRGVIDDAHRLLDKIDGNVYPKIPTTEAGIAAMRQLKQQGAKVTATAIYSKTPGLPRNRHRRRLPGSVLQPDAEPRHRHPRHA, from the coding sequence GTGGAGCACGGAGAAGGTCGCGGCGATAAAGCCCATCATGAGGACGAACCTGGTCTGGAAATCGAGGTCGAGAGCGGGCGCGAGCAGCAGTCCGGAGGCATACCCGGCCACCACCCCATCCCCGACGAGGCAAGGCTCGATGAAGTCCATGTGCACGCGGGGGAGAAACACTTGGCGGGGATCTCGCCGTGGCTGCGGTGCGAGCCGAACAGGGTGACGGGCGTCACGACCAACCCGACCATCCTCAGGGCCGAGGGCAAGATCGACTTCTACGCACACCTGCGTCGGATCCGGGAAATCATCGGCGCCGACCGCACGCTCCACGTGCAGGTGCTCGCCAAGGACACCCGGGGGGTGATCGACGACGCGCACCGCCTCCTCGACAAGATCGACGGCAACGTCTACCCCAAGATCCCGACGACCGAGGCCGGCATCGCCGCGATGCGCCAGCTCAAGCAGCAGGGCGCGAAGGTGACGGCCACCGCCATCTACTCCAAGACCCCAGGGCTTCCTCGCAATCGCCACCGGCGTCGACTACCTGGCTCCGTACTACAACCGGATGCAGAGCCTCGACATCGACACCCGCGGCACGCTTGA
- a CDS encoding sensor histidine kinase translates to MIYSWWIRILRAIGRLVSGQSLQWRLALLTGASVAISVMLVGATTFTVTRWSLLDQLDRELVEVAQTATSSVAADYADMGGLSAGLLAASNGLLAVVGADGTVEQLPGQDRDLPPGNEEIKVARLQVGSSARTIEGNGVTYRAVAVPMRLNDGTPVAVMFARPMSGLESTLGSLWVVLLIAGGLGVLTATLAALWTARAVLAPVRRLSQAVKSVTQTDELNPIRIYGRDDLGELTQLFNTMLRSLAQSREQQRQLIADAGHELRTPLTSMRTNVELLLADDSTGMLPPGARTEVLGDVAAQLGEFSALVGDLVALTRDDHLQRPHELVDLADVTVAAIERAKRRGPGIEFDAKLEPTPIMGDPSTLERAITNLLDNAVKFSPQDGTIRIHLSEGSLVIIDEGPGIDEADLPNVFDRFYRSDKARNTPGTGLGLAIVAHTAEVHGGSVKADNEPGAGARFTLRLPVLEPLDDPFLI, encoded by the coding sequence GTGATCTACAGCTGGTGGATCCGGATACTCCGAGCCATCGGCCGGCTTGTCAGCGGCCAGTCACTGCAGTGGCGACTCGCGCTGCTGACCGGCGCGAGCGTGGCCATCTCCGTCATGCTCGTCGGTGCGACCACGTTCACCGTCACCCGCTGGTCCCTGCTTGATCAGCTCGACCGCGAGCTGGTCGAGGTGGCCCAGACGGCGACCTCCTCAGTCGCGGCCGACTACGCGGACATGGGCGGGCTCTCCGCCGGCCTGCTCGCCGCCTCCAACGGCCTGCTCGCCGTCGTCGGGGCGGACGGCACCGTCGAACAACTGCCCGGTCAGGACCGCGACCTGCCTCCCGGCAACGAGGAGATCAAGGTCGCAAGACTGCAGGTGGGCTCCTCGGCGCGCACCATCGAGGGCAACGGCGTGACCTACCGCGCGGTCGCCGTCCCGATGCGGCTCAACGATGGCACCCCCGTCGCAGTGATGTTCGCACGACCGATGTCCGGCCTCGAGTCGACGCTCGGGTCGCTGTGGGTGGTCCTGCTGATCGCGGGCGGCCTGGGCGTCCTGACCGCGACCCTCGCCGCCCTGTGGACCGCACGCGCGGTGCTCGCACCGGTGCGCCGCCTGTCCCAGGCCGTGAAGTCGGTCACCCAGACAGATGAGCTCAACCCCATCCGGATCTACGGTCGCGACGATCTCGGCGAGCTGACCCAGTTGTTCAACACGATGCTGCGCTCGCTCGCGCAGTCAAGGGAGCAGCAGCGCCAGCTGATCGCCGACGCCGGGCATGAGTTGCGCACCCCGCTCACCTCCATGCGCACCAACGTCGAGCTGCTCCTCGCCGACGACAGCACAGGCATGCTGCCGCCGGGCGCACGCACCGAGGTGCTCGGTGACGTCGCGGCCCAGCTTGGCGAGTTCTCGGCCCTAGTGGGCGACCTGGTCGCGCTGACCCGCGACGACCACCTGCAGCGGCCGCACGAGCTCGTCGACCTGGCCGACGTCACCGTCGCCGCGATCGAGCGGGCCAAGCGTCGCGGTCCGGGCATCGAGTTCGATGCGAAGCTCGAGCCGACCCCCATCATGGGCGACCCCTCCACCCTCGAGCGCGCCATCACGAACCTGCTCGACAACGCGGTCAAGTTCTCGCCGCAGGACGGCACCATCCGGATCCATCTGAGCGAGGGGTCGCTGGTCATCATCGACGAGGGGCCGGGCATCGACGAGGCCGACCTGCCCAACGTCTTCGACCGCTTCTACCGCTCCGACAAGGCACGCAACACGCCCGGAACGGGCCTCGGGCTCGCCATCGTCGCGCACACAGCAGAGGTGCACGGCGGGTCCGTCAAGGCCGACAACGAGCCAGGGGCCGGCGCCCGCTTCACGCTCCGGCTCCCGGTGCTCGAGCCGCTCGACGACCCGTTCCTCATCTGA
- a CDS encoding response regulator transcription factor — MQILVVDDDQAVRDSLARSLTYSGDDVQTATNGVEALAKLVGYTPDAIIMDVMMPRMDGLETTRMLREGGNDVPILILTARDAVGDRVDGLDAGADDYMVKPFALDELLARLRALTRRSKANPEAESKVLTFQDVTLDTQHREVTRDGQHISLTRTEFALLQVFMENPRRVMERNTLLNEVWGFEFPTTANSLEVYIGYLRRKTETGGRPRLIHTVRGIGYVLRETPP; from the coding sequence ATGCAGATCTTGGTGGTGGACGACGATCAGGCCGTGCGCGACTCGCTCGCCCGTTCCCTGACGTATTCCGGCGACGATGTCCAGACCGCCACCAACGGTGTGGAGGCGCTGGCGAAGCTCGTCGGCTACACACCGGACGCGATCATCATGGACGTGATGATGCCGCGCATGGACGGCCTTGAGACCACCCGCATGCTCCGCGAGGGCGGCAACGACGTCCCGATCCTCATCCTGACCGCTCGCGACGCCGTCGGTGACCGGGTCGACGGGCTCGACGCCGGGGCCGACGACTACATGGTCAAGCCGTTCGCGCTCGACGAGCTGCTCGCCCGCCTCCGGGCGCTCACCCGACGCTCGAAGGCGAACCCCGAGGCCGAGTCGAAGGTGCTGACCTTCCAGGACGTGACGCTGGACACCCAGCACCGCGAGGTCACCCGCGACGGCCAGCACATCTCGCTGACCCGCACCGAGTTCGCGCTGCTCCAGGTGTTCATGGAGAACCCCCGACGCGTGATGGAGCGCAACACGCTGCTCAACGAGGTGTGGGGCTTCGAGTTCCCGACCACGGCGAACTCGCTCGAGGTCTACATCGGCTACCTCCGGCGCAAGACCGAGACAGGTGGCCGTCCCCGTCTGATCCACACCGTGCGCGGCATCGGCTACGTCCTGCGTGAAACACCCCCGTGA
- a CDS encoding transaldolase family protein, whose amino-acid sequence MQSLDIDTRGTLEVLAGLIKRFDAPSKIMAASFKNVAQVSHALESGADAVTLSPELLRAALSAPDIDRAVDDFIKDWKSVYGTSQLPD is encoded by the coding sequence ATGCAGAGCCTCGACATCGACACCCGCGGCACGCTTGAGGTGCTCGCGGGCTTGATCAAGCGCTTCGACGCCCCCAGCAAGATCATGGCCGCGAGCTTCAAGAACGTCGCGCAGGTCTCTCACGCTCTTGAGTCGGGAGCCGACGCCGTGACCTTGTCGCCAGAACTGCTGCGTGCCGCGCTGTCGGCCCCCGACATCGACCGCGCGGTCGACGATTTCATCAAGGACTGGAAGTCCGTCTACGGCACGAGCCAACTGCCAGACTGA